The nucleotide window AGCGCGCCCGTCATTTGCCCCGGCGGATGAACCACCGCGGCAGCCGCCGGTCATTCGGGGTCTTCCGCTCCTGGGCCGGCCGGTGCCGCACGCGCATGTCCGGGGGGGGCACCCAGGGGCTCCGGGGCCGCTCGCTCACGGTCCGCAGTCCGCTGGGGCGGGGCAGGGCGTCATCGGCCGGGGACCGCTGCGAATCCGGCGGCAGCAGGAGCGTCATCGCCGCCCCTTCTTCAACCCTGCGTGAAGCTGGAGTGACATGACAGCCCCCCTGGTCCCGCCCGAGCCCACGCACCGGGCACCGATGGAGGGCGGGACGGCATCGGTGCCTCTGGGTACGGGAGCGGATTTCTCCAAGGAATACCGGTGATTTCCGGGAAGCAGGGAGTGACCGGGAGGAGGCACTCCACCCGGGGGAGGAGGGGGCACGTCATCGAACTCTCAACGGTCCCGGCCCCGTGACGTTGTCCAGGCGAACGTCCTGGGATGATCCGGAGGCTGCAGCCCGGCGCTGGCGCTTCGGGGGACGAGGACTAACTTCTGCCGGGCCATGTCCTCTCGTGCTCTTCTCACCGCTGTGATGCTCCTGGGGGGGGCCTTGTCCGCCTCGGCCCAGGCGCCGTCCCGCCGTCCCCGCACCGTCGCGGGCGTGTGTGGGGCGGCCAACTGGGTCTGTGTCGCCGAGTGCATCGACGCGGCGTGCGTGGACCAATGTCTCCGGCAGGGCTGTGAGACGTCGCTCGACAAGCTCCAGTCCTGCACGGAGAAGGCCGGGTGTGCACCGGATGACACCTCGTGTCCCACGCGCACCTGTGGCCAGGTCTGCCAGCAGGCCTTCGAGCCCGCGCCGCCCAGCCCCGAGAAGGAACAGCAGGACCCCTGCGCGAGCGTCCAGCCGGCCGGTGCCGGGGTTCCCAAGGATGTGGTGGGCCGGTGGGAGCTGGCCGCCGCCACCCTCAAGCCAGAGCCTCCCGGCACGCCCGCCCGGGCTGACCCTCAGCCCCGGCCCGACTTCGTGCGGAGCTTGGAGGTTCAGCCCAACGGCTGCTTCGTGCTGTCCACGCAGCTGAAGGACGCCACGCTGGGGCGCGGCAACCAATTGGAGGTGCGCGCCTGGGGCACCTTCGCGGTGTCCAAGGACGACAAGGTCGTCTTGCAGGCCAAGGATGGGCAGGCCACCGGCCCCGTCTGCGGCAAGCCCCGCGTCATTCCGCTATCCAAGGGCAAGTTCCGCGGGCCGCGCTACAAGTACCAGGTGGAGGGCGACACGCTCACCCTCACGATCGATGACCCGTCCAAGCGCGCCTTCCAGTTCCAGCGCGTGGAGACGCCCGAGCCGCCGAAGGAATAGCCCCCGCTGGGGAAGGGCTCTGCTACACCGGGCGGAACGATGGAACGGATGTCGAGTGTGGATGCGGCGTGGCTCCGCATGGAGACGCCCACCAACCTGATGATGATCACCGCGGTGCTCTGGTTCGACGCGCCGCTGGACCCCGCCCGGTTGCGGCAGGTGGTGCGCGAGCGGCTGGTGGAGCGCTTCCCGCGCTTCCGGCAGCGCGTGGCGGATGCCCGCGGCGAGTGGGCCTCGCTGCACTGGCAGGAGGACCCGGCGTTCGACCTGGAGGCGCACGTGGGGCACCGGGTGCTCGGCCCGCCCGGAGACCACGCCGCGCTGGAGGCGCTGGTGAGCCAGTGGATGAGCACGCCCCTGGAGCGCTCGCGTCCCCTGTGGCAGCTCCACGTGCTGGAGGGGTTTGGCCAGGGCAGCGCGCTGCTGGTGCGCATTCACCACGCGCTGGCGGATGGCATCTCCCTGGCGCGGGTGCTGCTCTCGCTCATGGACGAGGGCGCCGAGGACCACTTCCTGCCGGAGGCCGAGCCCGCCCCGGGGGGGCCCGCTCCCGGGTGGATGAAGCTGCTGCGGGGCGCCCGCGCCGTGGTGATGGGCTCGCGCGCGGCGTTGAAGCGCGGCGCGGAGCTGATCTCCGAGCCCATCCAGGTGGGAGACCTGGTGCGCGCGGGCGCGCGCGGGGTGAGCGCCGTGGGCCGGCTGACGGTGATGACCTCCGAGCCGCCGACGGTGCTGCGTGGGGAGCTGGGCACGCAGAAGCGGGCCGCGTGGTCGGCGCCCATCTCCCTGGACGAGGTGAAGGCCGTCAGCCAGGCCACCGGGAGCACCGTGAATGATGTGTTGCTCACGGCGCTCACGGGCGCGCTGCGCCGCTACCTGGTGTCGCGGGGCGGGCCGGTGGAGGACCTGCGGGCCCTGGTGCCGGTGAACCTGCGGCCCATGGACGAGCCGCTTCCCCGGGAGCTGGGCAACCGCTTCGGGCTGGTGTTCCTGGAGTTGCCGGTGCGCCGGGAGGAGCCCCTGCGGCGGTTGCAGGAGCTCAAGCGGCGCATGGATGTGCTGAAGCGCTCGCCCGAGGCGGTGGTGACGTTCGGCGCGCTGAACGTGCTGGGCATGGCGCCCTCCGCGGTGGAGCGGCGGGCCATGGATGTGGTGACGCGCCGGGCCACGCTCGTCATGACGAACGTGCCGGGCCCCCGG belongs to Stigmatella erecta and includes:
- a CDS encoding WS/DGAT/MGAT family O-acyltransferase, which produces MERMSSVDAAWLRMETPTNLMMITAVLWFDAPLDPARLRQVVRERLVERFPRFRQRVADARGEWASLHWQEDPAFDLEAHVGHRVLGPPGDHAALEALVSQWMSTPLERSRPLWQLHVLEGFGQGSALLVRIHHALADGISLARVLLSLMDEGAEDHFLPEAEPAPGGPAPGWMKLLRGARAVVMGSRAALKRGAELISEPIQVGDLVRAGARGVSAVGRLTVMTSEPPTVLRGELGTQKRAAWSAPISLDEVKAVSQATGSTVNDVLLTALTGALRRYLVSRGGPVEDLRALVPVNLRPMDEPLPRELGNRFGLVFLELPVRREEPLRRLQELKRRMDVLKRSPEAVVTFGALNVLGMAPSAVERRAMDVVTRRATLVMTNVPGPRHPVFLAGTQLAGLMFWVPQAGQLGLGVSIFSYAGQVTVGVSVDAALVPDPHRMVEAFHEELRALAREEMPPAVR